The following proteins come from a genomic window of Deltaproteobacteria bacterium:
- a CDS encoding NYN domain-containing protein, with the protein MHIIIDGYNLIRQSDALRRHERFSLEEGRKALIRSISLYKKQRGHKVTIVFDGWESGPADEERDRQEGIDIIYSRKGEKADDVIKRMVQKRAEETVVVSSDRDIVDFVSRRGGTAISSQEFEELISKVKTGMPDPHPHTEGRYDKEEDDETRAGIKKKGPSRRLTRKKKAAIVRIGKL; encoded by the coding sequence ATGCACATTATTATTGATGGATATAACCTGATACGGCAATCCGATGCGCTGAGACGGCATGAGAGATTCAGCCTCGAGGAAGGCCGAAAAGCTCTGATACGCAGTATATCGCTGTATAAGAAACAGAGGGGGCATAAGGTAACCATTGTCTTCGACGGCTGGGAAAGCGGCCCGGCCGATGAAGAGCGAGATCGACAGGAAGGTATTGATATTATTTATTCCCGGAAGGGCGAAAAGGCAGATGATGTCATCAAGCGGATGGTTCAAAAACGGGCAGAAGAAACCGTTGTTGTCTCATCGGACAGGGATATTGTTGATTTTGTCAGCCGCAGAGGGGGAACTGCGATATCTTCCCAGGAATTCGAGGAGCTGATCAGCAAGGTGAAAACCGGAATGCCTGATCCACACCCCCATACTGAAGGAAGATATGATAAAGAAGAGGATGACGAAACAAGGGCAGGTATAAAAAAGAAAGGACCATCACGGCGGCTTACCCGGAAGAAAAAGGCGGCAATAGTAAGGATAGGGAAGCTATAA